The Ziziphus jujuba cultivar Dongzao chromosome 5, ASM3175591v1 genome segment ACCATGCTGATGTGACCAAATTCATGGTGTCATTCCATTCCATCTGATGCTGTTCCCCTATTGATCTGATCTCAGCCATCTCTTCATCATCCATGGCTGCATGCAAACCTCCCCCACCACTAGTGGTTGTGGCACTTGACTCTAAACCATCACCCACAACAGGAGGCCCCACTTCCATCTGTATTGCTGCACCTGAACCTGAACCTGGAACTTCCTGATCAACAGCAGCACAAATAGTTGGGGAGGAAGATGAAGATGGGGACGAGACTGAGTTTGAAGTTGAGGTTGAGTAGAATGAaaggttgttgttgttgttgttgctgctgctgctgctattGTGGTAAAGGCTAGTATcgatattattaaaatcatggaAATTAAGGTTCAGGCCAAGGGTTTGATTTGGAAGtgtgaaattcaaattttcagcAACAGGAAGAGTAGTAATTGGGGAAGCAGACAAGGCAAAAGGATTTGGagaaggatgatgatgatgatgaggaaaATTGGGGGTGTAGGACAGATTTTCTAGATAATTAGAGAAATTTGAAGTGGCTGATGGGTATATCCTAGGATTCCTTCTAGATTTCATCCTTCCAGATTCCTGCTCAGCACATGGGTTTTGAGCAGGTTGCATCGATGGCGAttgtggttgttgttgttgttgtccttGTTGTTGTTCACTGGCTTGTTTCATGGCTGCTCTGTGAAACTTGAGAGCTGTGACAATCTCTCTCCTTGCCTCAGCCATGTTCAAAAGCCTTTCTTGGTAAGGCCTGCTGGTGTGGAGTCTCCTCCTGACTTGTTTTTTGTGTTGTTGAGGTTGTTGGGTGTGCTGTGTATGTTGGTTTTGCTCTAAACCTCCActaaatttggttaaattttggACAGGTATAGCATCTGCTTCGACAACACTACCGGAGTCTAGTTCTTTGGGATTCATGCTGTCTTTGGTTTTTGAAGAGGTAAGTTGTTTCACAAGGCTACGGATATAAGCACCAGAGAGATGAGGCTCTTCTTTGAGCTTACTGATTTTGTCTATTTCCATTTCCTTAATCTCATGCTTCGAAGGCCGACCCTGCCTCATCTCTCAAACACACCCTCtttctatgtttttttctttctctcttcaaCTTATAAGCTGTGAGTGGAATGTAGAAAGGAGGTGGTGGGTTAGAAGAATCATGGGTTTTTCTATATTCTCAAGGACAAAGTACACAAAATGCAGAGAGGCAGAGGCTGATCCTTGGAAGTCCGGAGGACCTCATGGGTGTTATAAATAGCTGGGGACAGTCTAgggtttttaaatatttttggatttttcccTGTTTTGGCAAACCAAATATGTTACCAGTTTTGTTACCCTTTTAAATGGGCAGTTAGGAGAGCTGACCTTTACTTTTTCTCCACTGTAATTTATCACCACCCCAAATTCTGCCTCCCttgcataaataaataccaCCTTTTCTTTTCCAATGGAAAAGTTCCTCTACCTCAGTATATTAACCATCACCCCTCTCTCACTAGTTAATAAatcagttaaaaataaaaaaataaaaaataaataaaaaactaatcaaGCTTGCAATCAACAATATATCAGTTAATATAAATAGTACTAATATAGTCATTTATATTGCCATTCAACTTAAATCATGTAATTCTGAACTCAGCAAACATACCATGTACACAAGAACAAAGGGAGACAATTTACTACCTAGGTTGATCAGCATTAAGTGGGTTTTAGATTGTTTAATTATATCGGACTAAGCAGTGATTAGTAAGACAGAGAGGGCAGTTTAGGGAAAGAAAAATTGACGGTATTCTGGTATATTGTCTGCAAGTACAATGGGACCAGGCTCAAAAAAGAAACGTCAGCAAAAGCCCTCAAAGACTGACAGAAGAATCTCCATTACTGTTGTAaccttctattttatttatcaattcttaaggagaaaaagagaaaaaatccaattttctGTTTAACAAATTGCTGAACATGATTTGAGTCTGTTCATGAAACAGAGAACTTGGATCTTTTGTAAAGGCCTTTGCACATCATGTTAAAGACACACAAGTGCTCCATGCTATCCTCTCCCTCTTTTTCcctttgaaattattattatttttatcacttAGTTACTGTCTTTCTCTATCACTATTTTTTCACTCCGATTCTTTACTCTAATTGGAGGTGACAGAAGCATGGCTTCTGTGTCTTTTAGCAGAGTTTTCCAGGCAGTGAAAATAACGCCTGGAGAAAGACAAGTTATTACCTGTTTTTAAACACAGAAAACACTCCTACATCTTACCATTACTGTAAAATAAAAACTGTTGTTCAAACCCGTTCAGAGTTCCCCcatcaaaatatacataaaaaaaatcaaagattcAAAGTCTACATCTAGTTAACACTGCATGGTGCACAAACAAAGAGAGCAATATAGCATTATTTATGTGATTCTATTTCAATTTAACACTCCACTCCAAAACTAATTACCCTGTGGTGTTAATCTAACAAGACACAGTTGAAAACTATAAAACTGTCCCTCAAATTAAAATGTGATTTGCCTCACAGTTTTAGGTTAACATTTTAATAAGAGTTAATAAAGATTATgaatttcattaaataattGGCATGtgggataaatatatattacctgAATGAGAGCAGAGCTTGTAAACCGGTCAATCTTCTAAGGAAAACCATCCAAGGTAAAACATAATGTTGCAGCCACCAATAAATCTGCCAATCTCAAGCTGCCATCAACACCTTTTCTTCTTATCATTTTTAACGCCTCAATTATTGAAAACATCCAATCCATTTCCAAGTGAACCAAATTGTCAGTTGTCACCAACAATAGAAAACCAATTCGGAGTCATTTGCAAAAATTCAACTTGCTAAAACAGAATTCCAAGTTATACAATGATTAAATTAACATGATTAAAGACGTCGAATAAAAATAAGACAGCGAAATTTATATAACTTTATaccaaaaaacaattatattatatgtcagCAATGTGGAAGATTTAATATGGTAGAGATATATAACTAACTTAATAGGTCTATCCTCCACTGAATCATTACAGTTTGGACAACTCAAACATTATACTTCAGTCTAAAGCAGAAAAAGAGTTCATCCATTTGGCAGCAAAGCAATTCAGCAGCACAACACTTCAATTGGAAACTAGCCCTATTTTGTTGGTTCATCATAATTCCCAAATATTCTAGTAATTTGGCTGAATTTTCATTCCTAAACTAAGGAGAGGATgttgtattaaaataataataatcagaagAAAAGGGCTTTAAAGCCTCATCCTTAGTTTGTATATATCCATCTATTTGCTATTTATAGCATCTGTCCGTTTATTACTTGATTAAGCTGGCAAACATACCTTTGAcaacaatatacaaatttttttaatgtttgttgGATTTATTGATATTCAGTGAATTCTTTACCTATTATGAaacgaaatttttaaaaaataaaaaatgataaaaaaagaaaaaaagaaaaaaaaaataaagaaaaaaagtaaaagaaatccTAGCTCTAGCTTCCTAATCCAATTTCTTGCACCTTCTAAAACATCACTCAATTCACAGAAGTAAGCGTTTACCGCTATGTAAAATACAATCAGTTATAACAaagtaagctttttttttttcctcttcctttttatttttattttttttcccctttcccCACATATATTAGTATAAAAACTCTCACAACTCAGTTAAACCATCCTCTCTCCTCACCACTAACTAAATAGGGATACTAATCCTATTTGTTACTTGATATTATCTTATTGCCCTCTGCCCAAGGAATACCAGTCTAAGATTCTGCCCACCTATTACAACTCCAAGACAACCGGATCACATACATTTTATTCACAAAAATgtacataaatataatataatactgtaAACAAAGAATAGAAAGGAAAGCTCTGGATTGGGCAGATAAAAAACCTACTATACTAACAATCACAATAAATATTAGGCAAGGTTTACATGAAAAAGGTAACAAACAGAAGAAAGATTATAACCCAAACAAATACAAGAGgcagagttaaaaaaaaattaaaaaataaaaaataaaaaaaagcattcaATTACATATGTTTAGAAAATAAGGTGATAAACATGTGAAAGGGGATATAAATGGAATTAACATGaatttggaataaaatattgatattatatatggaGTGCACATAATGAGAATTcatgaaagagagagaagaagaagaagaggaagagaaagaaaaacaggCCTTTTCCTGCTGTCTTTGGATAACATCAAAGTAAGATGGATGAATGGATAGATATTGcaaatggcttttttttttttttttttttttaactgaaaaataaaaaagagaaaatttttctgaaaaaaaccaaaaaccgaACCAGCCAAGCTTCCACCAATCGCTTGCGCACAGCAGGTGCAGGTGGCtttgaagataaaataaaaacagatgGCTTTTGACGAATCACATTCACCCAACCCACCCACATCCAAAACCCAAACACagccctctctttctctctctcccgttGGATTCCATTCACACTATTACACTAAATCTCAGCTCTCACCTCAGCTGTTTTGAACtttgaatttgtgaaaaaataaaattttatttatttattttttttttttaaaaagcctaCCCTTTTGTTTacgtcttttattttttttcctctttttcacACTCAAAAAGAACACACTCGCACTTGCAcatttcattcattcattccaCTTATCTTTCTCTGTTTCTCAGACTTTGCAGACCTGCTGGTCGTGCACTCTTCCCTCCCTCCCTCTACAATATGGGTCCCCCACCTCTTATTTGttctttattataaaaataaaaataatgaaaatactaaacaaactctaattatatttatctgGATTACAAACATAATAATCAGGGCTGCAGCAATACTTAACCTCTACCTACCTATAAATGTCTGCACTTAACAATGTATTTGACACTCCATTAATACCATTATtaacgtttttctttttttcttatttttttttcctttttcattgactttttcttttttttctgaattGACTTTCTTTATGGTTGTTCCACCAAAACGTCAGATTTAGcaccaattgaaaaaaaatttcatgttacgaaaattaaaattgaattttttttttttttttggtgaagaaaaaaatagaatgaaaaCAAGCAACATTTGATATTGTAGGAGAGTAATTATGGTGTTCATGTTGAtgatgccaaaaaataaaaaataaaaaaataaaaaattacaaatgctTGAACAGTGGGGATGGAGAGGGTGGGACCGCCTGCGGACACTGACGGAGATGATGTGACGGGTCATAATCAAACGGCTAATTAAGCACGGCGGATGCTGACAGTTTATGGTGCCACGTGGGCCGAGCTTTAAGGCTCCAATCAGAGGAAAGTTGCCACGTGGGATACAACGAAAGGGACAAGAAGTAGGCAGCCCACGGCCTGCCCTGCCCTGCCCGGCCCAACAAAAAGCCTGCAACCGTCAATTAATATCCCCTCATTTTCCGaacttgaatttcttttttttttttcttttttttcttttcatttctttattttttcatttatctttttctGTGAGCCTTTAGACACTCTTAAGTTAAAAAAGTGTCAATCTTTtgtaaaaaagacaaaaataaaaaaataaaaaaaaattgatttttcagaaattaattATCTAAAAATTAGTTTTGTTTCTATAAGTTTTGgtcaataatataaatttttggatttgaaggtaaaattagattttatgttacaaattaaagataattttttctttttacgaAATTTTTTCTCAgttattttcaaaagaaaatctATATGAGTAgaagtattttttttcataattttttttagcattagcattaaaatttttattaaataatataattaatataaataatattatttgatgacatatccatataatttgaatataagtaaaattttaaatatacaaGTAAATTTAAAAGAGCCAAATCAAGTAAGGTTGTTTAATTACTTGTTATATCCTTTATACCAAGGAGGTAATGAGTTATGGGTTCCAAaaggatttaaattttttgcaaCTTTACCGATTACCAAATACAGCATTAAGTGGTGAATTTTTAGGAAAAGAAAAGTTGGTAGCTGCGGTAGTTGGGTTACGAACGAAACTAGATCTAGAAATGACCAAATTGGAAAAACAGCAAACTTTAAAGTGAAAaagaacaataacaaaaaaaataaaaagagatagAAAACATTTAGAAATAGAGTTGGTGTTGGAATtcaatgtggaaaaaaaaaaaaaatggaaagaaaccATTGAATGGAAAGGGAATAGGGGGTGGTGAGGatgatagtttttttaattttggtgacCCATTAAACCCCCCAAAATTGTGTGGTCACTTTCCGCTATAAGTGGGGGAAGGGGAGGCTGGCTCTGGGACCATTAGAAATTTATAATCTGCCACCAACAAACAATATTACAAACACTCacagagaaagaaaatgaaaatgagaaagagaaagaaggcaCGGAGGAGTGTGTTTCTAGAAGCTGATCAGACAAAAGCGTCAAGCAAGGCCCTTAACTTTGGGTTATGGTTTTGAAGGACAAGTTGCAACCAATAAAAACCCAATCCTTCATGTGTAAGAAAGTGATTTTTGCATTGCCATTGCACTTGTCTCTCTGCTTTTAAACAATCTACCACCACCCCCCCGCCCCATTCATTAACATAACGGATATGCTTATCCTCGACCGGCCTGCTCTCTGCAGGAATGAATTTAATTTGGTTAGAACAATTAATTTcacaaaatctctctctctctaatgttTAATGGTAATGGTGTTGATtacattaattaagaaaaagttGATGGGGTTTAtatgcaattaattaaaaatgtagaTTGTTTGAAGTGAATTGAATGGCAGCACATGGTAAGGATGGTGGCACTGGTGTGGCATGCATGCATATATGCCAAGAAGTTACAGACCTTAATTGGGTACCTTGCATTTAAAGGAACAATGGACTGTACATGACAAACATTGCATTTGCATTTACACATATATTTCcatcttctttcctatctctggCTAACCTTCGGATCAAAACTTCATTATATCcctttttccttatttatttatttatgtattgttCTTTGTCATAGATAGCTAGCAGTAATATTTGACCATCCAACTTGACATCATATTTCATTTATTCACATTTTGTCCATATTATTTATATGGTGGAGGAGGTTTTCCAACCTTCCGAACAGAAAacgggaatatgaaaatccaaattaaatggTTCTAATATATTCGTCAAATCTTACTCTTTGATTGGAAAATGCAAGATAggaaaggaaaaagcaagtttCTAGTTAGTAGCTCGACGCTGATCGGTTCAAAGAACCGTTATTGATCAGAGAATACTATATAACTCgatcttttttaaatataaataaataaattcatgtatttatcgtttttttttttttttttttatgtgttgatGGGTTTGGGTAGATTTTTAGGGTCAAACCttatcatgaaaaaaaaaaaaaaaaaaaaaaggtgggagAAGGGGTTGGATCAGGCTTGACAAGCAAGAATCTAAATCATTCAAGTTGAACAATTGCGACCCTGCGGTTCTGTGATTTGAGCAGATAAAATTTAGGATTTTTCTTCAAAGCCAATTAATATGAGCTACTTTCTTTGTGGTCCAATTGATGACCAAAGAGACACTACCAGGTAAGTTATTTCCGTGACAGTGGTTTGTTCACAGAAAAGGAAATGCAGAGGCAGGTTATAAAAAATCCTatctttttgttaaaaatacatataaaaatatatagcttGCTATTGTTTACCAGGATTCTGGGACATGTCAGTCCAATTTCCACCACCGCAAGCACAATACATAAAACAACCCTATTTCCATCTTACATCATTTCATTTGACTCCAACCAACTATATTACCGCGACTCAAACACCCTCAGTGGAGGTGGATGTGGGAAAAATGggatgttattatatatatatatatatatattataaatattaagccTATTGaaatccaacaaatttccatcattaagttaacaagaaggaaaaaatgCAGAGTCTAAAAGCTGATTAACCAGCCAAACACCTTCGGCAATTACCAACAAGTTCTCTGTGCTTGACACGTTGCAAGACTGCCTTCTACTTTTAGAACCAAGCCTCTCGACTTTTGagcaaaatcaaaatagagcTTCATTTTTCTAGTCAATTTATTTGGCAATCAACCTTTAACCATTTTCTTATAGTACATTTTTTTTAGACCTACAAATTCGTTACTgttgtaaaaaatattttttttagacaTGCAAATTGGTTACTGTTGTAAAAAATCACCTATATAATCTATCGCTCCCCCACTCACCATGGCACTATTCCATGTATAATGTATCCTATAAGCAGTCGTATACATGCAGTTTTATTTCTGACAGTCCATTCTTATAAACCTTTACTTCCATTGAAACTCTGCATTTCAATCTTCAAAGCGTCTGAACCAGTCGCTAATGGTTCTGATTAGGACTCTTGTTTCATTCAAGGAAAGAGCTTTAAGACCCTGAGCCATAGCATCTGCTGGAGTGTACACATTGCCTACTTGCCATTTCGGTTCCTGGCAAAGGCAAAACCAaggaagtgaaaaaaaaaaaaaaaattatgtatataaatatatatattaaaagctcTACCAATATTGGAAAATAAGAATAGAAAGGGTATAAATAATCCTCTCGTACTATTATAGGCAGGCTAACCACTGGCTGATAGCCTGTTCAAGTTAGAACGACCGATTAGTAGTTTTAAACTCAACAAAGCTCTCAAGTAAAACATTATTCATATAAGCTACAAGCCCCAAATGTGATATTCTTTCAGTGTCCACTAGttctttgttcttctttctAATTCTAGTGGTTCTCTAAGCTTGTGTCATTAATGAATGAAGtatattaagaaagaaaaaaatgacaaaGTTGAGGCTGAACATTTTGTTCTACAACCAATTTTATGCCACTTCACTACCAGCACACAGACAGTAACGAGCATTTTCATGAGATCAAAGGTTAGAATCTATTGAAGAATGCTGAGCCCTCTAGGTGTTATTTTCGGAAATCCATATGTATATGTTGTTACCTTGTCCCTGTTTTGGGGTTTTCTATGTAGAAATTTCCTTTCTGAAAAGACTTCTTGTATATCATTTCTTTTGATTACAGTGAGTACTGGAATAATTGCGAACAATATAGGAAAAAGAATGTTGATTTTTAATAAACTGCCAGCATCAAACAAAGACCAAACTTCATGTTTACAAACAATTGAAATTAGTAAGACAAGAAAACATGAAAAATCAGTTACCTGTATGCACGGTGTGATATGATTACCACTTAATTGGACCTTTTCTAGTGTCCCACCAATTGATTTCACACGAGTTTTCAGTGTTTCTTCTAGAAGATCTGTCTCATCAATTGTGTCAAAGTTGAACTTCACCTACAATACCATAATAATCAAACTAGAGTATTAATTAGtaaatcaaaattatcaaaCTTCAAAATAAAGGGGCATCATATGTACCAGTAGTGTGTGCTTGATATTGTACGAGCTCTTAAAACAATCACGATTTTCAGAGGGTGTTGGCTTGAACTCTGAAATCCCTTGGGTGACCTGACAGACATATTAGAAACAGGTCCATTAAATTCAACATCCAGGTACTTCACCATTTAAAGATATGGTAGATAACGTCAAAGAGCATAAGATATCAGGTcagaataaacaaaaattaaaaccatGATGATTTGATTCAAGGATATGAAGCATTTCAAGCGAATGAAAACCATTGATACATGGATATCAGCTCTGAAGTGTGGTCCAAGATATCAAACTACCTGACCAAACACTGAGGGCAACTGCTCAACAAATTTGTTAAGTGAAGTTAGAGTCTCCTGATCATTGTTTGGTATAATTGCTCCAGCTGCATCAACTAGTACTTTCCACGTTTCATCTAAATATAAGTAGCAGTGACAAGTTCGAACATCAGAAATCACAAACAGAT includes the following:
- the LOC107420164 gene encoding uncharacterized protein LOC107420164 isoform X3 — protein: MRQGRPSKHEIKEMEIDKISKLKEEPHLSGAYIRSLVKQLTSSKTKDSMNPKELDSGSVVEADAIPVQNLTKFSGGLEQNQHTQHTQQPQQHKKQVRRRLHTSRPYQERLLNMAEARREIVTALKFHRAAMKQASEQQQGQQQQQPQSPSMQPAQNPCAEQESGRMKSRRNPRIYPSATSNFSNYLENLSYTPNFPHHHHHPSPNPFALSASPITTLPVAENLNFTLPNQTLGLNLNFHDFNNIDTSLYHNSSSSSNNNNNNLSFYSTSTSNSVSSPSSSSSPTICAAVDQEVPGSGSGAAIQMEVGPPVVGDGLESSATTTSGGGGLHAAMDDEEMAEIRSIGEQHQMEWNDTMNLVTSAWWFKFLNTMELGGPNMKSEDDDDYGYHPFDEVMEFPSWLSANENETCFQHHFDDYCPEDYFQNPALPCV
- the LOC107420164 gene encoding uncharacterized protein LOC107420164 isoform X2 codes for the protein MRQGRPSKHEIKEMEIDKISKLKEEPHLSGAYIRSLVKQLTSSKTKDSMNPKELDSGSVVEADAIPVQNLTKFSGGLEQNQHTQHTQQPQQHKKQVRRRLHTSRPYQERLLNMAEARREIVTALKFHRAAMKQASEQQQGQQQQQPQSPSMQPAQNPCAEQESGRMKSRRNPRIYPSATSNFSNYLENLSYTPNFPHHHHHPSPNPFALSASPITTLPVAENLNFTLPNQTLGLNLNFHDFNNIDTSLYHNSSSSSNNNNNNLSFYSTSTSNSVSSPSSSSSPTICAAVDQEVPGSGSGAAIQMEVGPPVVGDGLESSATTTSGGGGLHAAMDDEEMAEIRSIGEQHQMEWNDTMNLVTSAWWFKFLNTMELGGPNMKSEDDDDYGYHPFDEVMEFPSWLSANENETCFQHHFDDYCPEDYFQNPALPCMDIGEFEGMDGEWLA
- the LOC107420164 gene encoding uncharacterized protein LOC107420164 isoform X1; the protein is MRQGRPSKHEIKEMEIDKISKLKEEPHLSGAYIRSLVKQLTSSKTKDSMNPKELDSGSVVEADAIPVQNLTKFSGGLEQNQHTQHTQQPQQHKKQVRRRLHTSRPYQERLLNMAEARREIVTALKFHRAAMKQASEQQQGQQQQQPQSPSMQPAQNPCAEQESGRMKSRRNPRIYPSATSNFSNYLENLSYTPNFPHHHHHPSPNPFALSASPITTLPVAENLNFTLPNQTLGLNLNFHDFNNIDTSLYHNSSSSSNNNNNNLSFYSTSTSNSVSSPSSSSSPTICAAVDQEVPGSGSGAAIQMEVGPPVVGDGLESSATTTSGGGGLHAAMDDEEMAEIRSIGEQHQMEWNDTMNLVTSAWWFKFLNTMELGGPNMKSEDDDDYGYHPFDEVMEFPSWLSANENETCFQHHFDDYCPEDYFQNPALPCHCNFVKHSMDIGEFEGMDGEWLA